One part of the Rhizobium rhizogenes genome encodes these proteins:
- a CDS encoding sugar phosphate isomerase/epimerase, translated as MKIGLNTDGFGALPLPACLDQIAELGLTHVEFGLGGWSSAPHVDIADLLAHAASRDRLKGMLKERNLEISALNCSGNPLHPGKIGVDDSKLAYDTLELAVLLGVERIVMMSGLPAGGPEDRNPNWITSSWPLEAMEMLEWQWSERLLPFWRKYAAAAGQKGLKICVEQHGRQCVYNSESFFRLRDAVGPTVGVNFDPSHLIWMGGDPISAIEALGECIYHVHGKDSRIELRARIDGLLDTKHVMPVEGRSWNFVSLGHGTAVHGWLDIIRALRKAGYDDVISIENEDYSMPPLEAVATSATTLRFCIEQSAGVK; from the coding sequence ATGAAAATTGGTCTCAATACCGACGGCTTCGGCGCGCTGCCGCTTCCCGCCTGCCTCGACCAGATCGCAGAACTCGGCCTCACCCATGTCGAATTCGGACTTGGTGGCTGGTCGAGCGCACCGCATGTGGATATCGCCGATCTGCTTGCCCATGCCGCCTCGCGTGATCGCCTGAAAGGTATGCTGAAGGAGCGAAACCTCGAAATATCGGCGCTGAATTGCTCGGGAAATCCGCTGCATCCGGGGAAGATCGGGGTAGACGACAGCAAACTTGCCTATGACACGCTGGAGCTGGCCGTCCTGCTCGGCGTCGAACGGATAGTCATGATGTCCGGCCTTCCCGCCGGCGGGCCGGAGGACCGGAACCCGAACTGGATCACCTCCTCCTGGCCGCTTGAGGCCATGGAGATGCTGGAATGGCAATGGAGCGAAAGGCTTCTGCCCTTCTGGAGAAAATACGCGGCAGCCGCCGGGCAAAAGGGCCTGAAGATCTGCGTCGAGCAGCACGGCCGCCAGTGCGTCTATAATAGCGAGAGTTTCTTCCGCCTGCGCGACGCGGTCGGGCCAACGGTCGGCGTCAATTTCGACCCCAGCCACCTGATCTGGATGGGCGGCGATCCGATTTCCGCCATCGAGGCGCTGGGTGAGTGCATCTACCATGTCCACGGCAAGGATTCGCGCATCGAACTGCGCGCCCGGATCGACGGCCTGCTCGACACCAAACATGTGATGCCGGTCGAAGGCCGGTCCTGGAATTTCGTCTCGCTCGGCCACGGCACCGCCGTGCATGGCTGGCTCGATATTATCAGGGCGTTGCGCAAGGCCGGTTACGACGACGTCATCAGCATCGAGAACGAGGACTATTCCATGCCGCCGCTCGAAGCCGTCGCCACATCGGCAACCACCCTGCGCTTCTGCATCGAACAATCCGCAGGCGTCAAATGA
- a CDS encoding LacI family DNA-binding transcriptional regulator produces MVSKRQGRRVTITDVAERARVGTASVDRVLNERGNVSEAVSKRVLQAAKELGLRRMLPQAHRRLIRIDVILARPELPLIARMGFEFRRIATSLDRSIVIHRTVLEDERPETLAKALAKTGCDAVVSYMQDHPLVHAAVEELSARGIPVVTVISDVPGSARIGYAGTDHYRAGRSAGYFISRMARKPGPVILLCNHLGFQSHADRVRGVTQFLAEKAPGWHVARIVEGGDDRTRSELQLREAFHAEPDTVAVYNVGAANIGVARAIRADILPDRPLFVGHELTRNTAAFLREGLMSLTIDQSPELQVRLAVNILLRHFEFFDAGQGAFPPETEVPIVLYGPENLPNPLPF; encoded by the coding sequence ATGGTGTCGAAACGGCAGGGCAGGCGTGTCACGATCACGGATGTTGCCGAACGGGCAAGGGTCGGCACGGCAAGCGTCGACCGGGTCCTCAATGAGCGCGGCAATGTCAGCGAGGCGGTCAGCAAACGGGTCTTGCAGGCGGCAAAGGAACTTGGCCTGCGCCGCATGTTGCCGCAGGCGCATCGCAGGCTGATCCGGATCGATGTCATCCTTGCCCGGCCGGAACTGCCGCTCATCGCCCGCATGGGCTTCGAGTTCCGGCGGATCGCAACCTCACTCGACAGGTCGATCGTCATTCACCGGACGGTGCTGGAGGATGAGCGGCCGGAAACCCTGGCAAAGGCGCTGGCAAAGACCGGCTGCGATGCGGTCGTCTCCTATATGCAGGATCATCCGCTCGTCCATGCAGCGGTGGAGGAGCTGAGCGCCCGGGGCATTCCCGTCGTCACCGTCATCTCCGACGTTCCCGGCTCGGCGCGGATCGGTTATGCCGGCACGGATCACTATCGCGCCGGCCGCTCGGCCGGTTATTTCATCAGCAGGATGGCGCGCAAACCGGGACCGGTCATCCTGCTGTGCAATCATCTCGGTTTCCAGTCACATGCCGACCGTGTGCGTGGGGTCACGCAGTTTCTGGCGGAAAAGGCGCCGGGCTGGCATGTGGCGCGCATCGTGGAAGGAGGCGACGACCGCACCCGTTCGGAGCTTCAGCTGCGCGAGGCTTTTCATGCCGAGCCCGATACCGTTGCCGTCTACAATGTGGGAGCGGCCAATATCGGTGTGGCGCGGGCCATCCGCGCCGATATTCTACCGGATCGCCCCCTCTTTGTCGGGCACGAACTGACGCGCAACACCGCTGCGTTTCTGCGGGAAGGACTGATGTCGCTCACGATCGACCAGAGCCCGGAACTGCAGGTGCGGCTGGCGGTGAACATCCTGCTTCGCCATTTCGAATTCTTCGATGCCGGACAGGGGGCCTTTCCACCTGAAACGGAGGTGCCCATCGTCCTTTACGGGCCGGAAAACCTCCCGAACCCGCTGCCTTTCTGA
- a CDS encoding alkaline phosphatase family protein: protein MHKTIFILLDGLRYATARDCLGYMEGLVTAGKAGIRAVRSELPSISRPLYETLMTGLPPVVHGVTSNGVVRRSRFPNVFSLASAAGRTTAAAAYHWYFELYNQAPFSPEFRHIENFDGGIHHGSFYWADHYPDDHVFADADVLLRRHGPDFLLIHPMNIDNEGHKHGGSSREYRNAARNAGDLLARYLPAWRAAGYNIIVTSDHGMSDDGNHGGPHETEALVPFYTFGEAFTPAADAKLAQTDIAGLLCTLLAIADHGLPVPQGLLSA from the coding sequence ATGCACAAGACGATCTTCATCCTGCTGGATGGCCTCAGATATGCGACGGCAAGGGATTGCCTCGGATATATGGAAGGACTGGTAACGGCCGGAAAGGCCGGTATCCGCGCCGTGCGAAGCGAATTGCCGTCGATTTCGCGACCGCTTTACGAAACGCTGATGACCGGACTGCCACCGGTGGTTCATGGTGTCACCAGCAACGGCGTGGTTCGCCGTTCCCGCTTTCCCAATGTCTTCTCGCTGGCAAGTGCGGCCGGCCGCACCACCGCCGCCGCCGCCTATCACTGGTATTTCGAACTTTATAATCAGGCGCCTTTCTCCCCGGAATTCCGCCATATCGAGAATTTCGATGGCGGCATTCATCACGGCTCGTTTTATTGGGCCGATCATTATCCGGACGACCATGTCTTTGCCGATGCGGATGTTCTGCTGCGCCGGCATGGCCCGGATTTCCTGCTGATCCACCCGATGAATATCGACAATGAAGGCCACAAACACGGCGGCAGCTCGCGGGAATATCGCAACGCCGCCCGTAATGCCGGCGATCTCCTGGCGCGTTATCTGCCAGCCTGGCGCGCTGCTGGTTACAACATCATCGTCACCAGCGATCACGGCATGAGCGATGACGGCAATCACGGCGGGCCGCATGAGACCGAGGCTCTGGTGCCATTCTATACATTCGGCGAGGCCTTTACGCCGGCTGCGGATGCGAAGCTTGCACAGACGGACATTGCCGGACTGCTCTGCACGCTTCTCGCCATTGCCGATCATGGCCTGCCCGTACCGCAGGGGCTGTTATCCGCATGA
- a CDS encoding ABC transporter ATP-binding protein yields MTLLAIHNISAIYGNATVLDAIELGIDTGEMHVLLGPSGCGKTTLLRSIAGLVSPSSGSITLDGRRIDTLPPKDRGIGMVFQHYALFPNMTVRQNLAFGLEQRRLAKKTIDDKVSAALETVSLSDRADRRPHQLSGGQKQRVALARALVLEPKLLLLDEPLSALDAQIRKRLRDELKRIQRESGLTSILVTHDQDEALSLGDRISVMNAGRIAQTASPQELYYRPADLFVAGFIGDANIITAEDMSRITGNRFERTCIIPPHAFTIGNAPDGTGVAFTAEVKDISIVGPTVRYQLDAAGVALKVEHASAQDALYPPPGQLITLTVAERQLHYI; encoded by the coding sequence ATGACCCTTCTCGCGATCCATAATATCAGCGCCATTTATGGCAACGCCACCGTTCTCGACGCCATCGAGCTTGGCATCGACACGGGTGAGATGCATGTGCTGCTGGGGCCGTCCGGCTGCGGCAAGACGACATTGCTGCGCTCCATCGCCGGCCTCGTTTCGCCCTCGTCCGGATCGATCACGCTGGACGGCCGGCGCATCGATACCCTGCCGCCTAAGGATCGCGGCATCGGCATGGTGTTCCAGCATTATGCGCTTTTTCCCAATATGACGGTGCGGCAGAACCTCGCTTTCGGTCTTGAACAGCGCCGGCTGGCAAAAAAAACCATCGACGACAAGGTCTCCGCTGCGCTCGAAACCGTTTCCCTCAGCGACCGCGCCGACCGGCGGCCGCACCAACTCTCCGGCGGCCAGAAACAGCGCGTGGCGCTCGCGCGTGCGCTGGTGCTCGAACCCAAGCTGCTTCTGCTGGACGAACCGCTTTCCGCACTCGATGCCCAGATCCGCAAGCGCCTGCGTGACGAGTTGAAACGCATTCAGCGCGAAAGCGGCCTCACCAGCATCCTCGTCACCCATGATCAGGACGAGGCCCTGTCGCTGGGCGACCGCATATCGGTGATGAATGCCGGCCGCATCGCCCAGACAGCGTCGCCGCAGGAGCTTTATTATCGGCCGGCCGACCTGTTCGTCGCCGGTTTCATCGGTGACGCCAACATCATCACCGCCGAAGACATGTCACGCATCACCGGCAACCGCTTCGAGCGGACCTGCATCATCCCGCCACACGCCTTCACGATCGGCAACGCGCCGGACGGAACTGGCGTGGCCTTTACTGCCGAGGTGAAAGACATCAGCATCGTCGGCCCCACGGTCCGTTACCAGCTGGATGCGGCCGGCGTGGCGCTCAAGGTCGAACATGCAAGCGCGCAGGATGCGCTTTACCCGCCGCCCGGCCAGCTGATCACCCTCACCGTCGCCGAACGTCAGCTGCACTACATCTGA
- a CDS encoding LacI family DNA-binding transcriptional regulator, which yields MSNFPARPGVTLEDVAKAAGVSRSQASRALRNDPGVRSDTKAHILTTAASLNYTPNLAAQTLASRQSRSIGLVVGDVLNPYEAMLARECDKALRDAGYFAMLAVSGTAATLRAFIDQRIAGLVLIGAPGEREEIAAVSKLLPTVYIGRNLAAEMVESVSSDDALGARLATEFLLGLGHRAIAHITGGTGAGANSRANAYRDTMQRHGLKPIIAEGRYDVDAGSAATDALMARKDRPTAIFAANDLIALGVISRLAGHGFRVPDEVAVVGFDDIPMAASEPISLTTIRQKVPDMVAAAVETLTTRLAGPSAPIRNLVIAPELIVRRSSGLQI from the coding sequence ATGAGCAACTTTCCCGCCCGCCCCGGAGTAACGCTTGAAGATGTCGCCAAGGCGGCGGGTGTTTCGCGCTCGCAGGCGTCGCGCGCACTGCGAAACGACCCCGGAGTTCGTAGCGACACGAAGGCCCATATCCTCACTACTGCCGCCAGCCTCAATTATACGCCGAACCTTGCCGCCCAGACACTGGCCAGCCGCCAGAGCCGTTCGATAGGCCTTGTTGTCGGCGATGTGCTCAACCCTTACGAAGCAATGCTGGCGCGCGAATGCGATAAAGCTCTGCGGGATGCAGGTTATTTCGCCATGCTGGCGGTCTCCGGCACGGCCGCAACGCTGCGCGCCTTCATCGACCAGCGCATTGCCGGCCTCGTCCTCATCGGCGCGCCGGGAGAGCGGGAAGAGATCGCCGCCGTTTCCAAGCTGCTGCCGACCGTTTATATCGGCCGCAACCTGGCGGCGGAGATGGTGGAAAGCGTAAGCTCGGATGATGCGCTCGGCGCCCGGCTGGCAACGGAGTTCCTGCTGGGGCTCGGCCATCGCGCCATCGCCCATATTACCGGCGGCACCGGCGCCGGCGCCAACAGCCGCGCAAACGCCTATCGCGACACGATGCAGCGGCATGGCCTGAAACCCATCATCGCCGAAGGCCGGTACGACGTCGACGCCGGCAGCGCGGCAACCGATGCGCTGATGGCCCGCAAGGACCGCCCGACCGCAATCTTCGCGGCCAACGACCTCATTGCGCTCGGCGTCATCAGCCGGCTTGCCGGGCATGGCTTCCGGGTGCCGGATGAAGTGGCCGTCGTCGGCTTCGACGACATACCCATGGCGGCTTCCGAACCGATTTCGCTCACCACCATCCGCCAGAAGGTGCCGGACATGGTTGCCGCCGCCGTTGAAACGCTGACGACGCGACTTGCCGGACCGTCGGCACCGATCCGCAACCTCGTGATCGCGCCGGAACTGATTGTCAGGCGCTCCTCCGGCTTGCAAATCTGA
- a CDS encoding Gfo/Idh/MocA family protein: MTGSAIAVIGAGMIGAAHAFGYRVNIDRFSGRLPGLRLKTICDANGELAAAMAANWGFETIASDWKDVLEDPEIGIVSICLPNFLHVEVTLAALAAGKHVICEKPLALDAETAARIYEASKTTSTVSATVFNYRRIPAIAAIRQLIQNGEIGEPVNALVQYESEYAADAQLPHSWRYERDRAGPGALLDIGTHAVDIARFLCGEVKEIAGAIATISIKQRFLPAGASIGHNHVALSTESRPVDNDDVMSALLRFENGCQGTFLASRVAVGMGNSLTVAITGTKGTVRYSSRTPAHYEIARFDGSGQSPFTIVANHPALPFAALLPVPHDGVAIGYAEVFGFMIHEFLDAIARGGPMTNGSILDGLRASEILDAIQQSADTNRPVKVRHAAA, from the coding sequence ATGACAGGATCGGCAATTGCGGTCATTGGCGCCGGCATGATCGGCGCTGCGCATGCTTTCGGCTACAGGGTCAATATCGACCGGTTCTCTGGCCGGCTCCCCGGCCTGCGCCTGAAGACCATCTGCGACGCCAATGGCGAGCTTGCCGCTGCGATGGCGGCAAACTGGGGTTTCGAAACCATCGCTTCGGACTGGAAGGACGTACTTGAAGATCCGGAGATCGGCATCGTCAGCATCTGCCTGCCGAATTTCCTGCATGTGGAGGTCACGCTGGCCGCACTCGCGGCCGGCAAACACGTCATCTGCGAAAAGCCGCTGGCGCTTGATGCGGAAACGGCAGCCCGTATCTATGAGGCGTCGAAAACGACTTCCACCGTTTCCGCAACCGTCTTCAACTACCGCCGCATCCCCGCCATCGCGGCAATCCGGCAATTGATCCAGAACGGCGAGATCGGCGAACCGGTCAACGCGCTCGTCCAGTATGAAAGCGAATATGCCGCCGACGCGCAGCTGCCCCATAGCTGGCGTTATGAGCGGGACCGGGCCGGACCGGGCGCGCTACTCGATATCGGCACCCATGCCGTCGACATAGCCCGTTTCCTGTGCGGTGAAGTCAAGGAGATCGCCGGCGCAATAGCGACCATTTCCATCAAGCAGCGCTTCCTGCCGGCCGGCGCCAGCATCGGTCATAATCACGTGGCGCTGAGCACGGAAAGCCGGCCGGTCGACAATGACGATGTCATGTCCGCCCTGCTGCGTTTCGAAAATGGTTGCCAGGGCACCTTTCTTGCCAGCCGCGTTGCAGTGGGCATGGGCAACAGCCTGACAGTTGCGATCACCGGCACGAAAGGCACGGTTCGCTACAGTTCCCGCACGCCGGCGCATTACGAGATCGCCCGTTTCGACGGTTCGGGCCAGTCGCCCTTCACCATCGTCGCCAACCATCCGGCTTTGCCTTTCGCCGCGCTGCTGCCGGTGCCGCATGACGGCGTCGCCATCGGTTATGCCGAGGTCTTCGGTTTCATGATCCATGAATTCCTCGACGCCATCGCCAGGGGCGGGCCGATGACGAACGGCTCCATCCTCGACGGCCTGCGCGCGAGCGAAATCCTCGATGCGATCCAGCAGAGCGCAGATACCAACCGGCCCGTAAAGGTCAGGCACGCCGCCGCCTGA
- a CDS encoding ABC transporter permease, producing MTQQGFKGASLFLWLMALIMISPLLATMMNAVATDWSGTLLPAGLTADNFVTILSDPRFHAALLRSTLVAAAALTIATVIIVPAVVSAHIYWPSLDRWFARLVILPYAAPGIILVVGYLRIFSAPPLQIGGSPMVLVLTYVPLCFSMFYIAVKNGLRNLDINELLDAGRLIGASDLAILRRVVLPSILPSIAVAIVLNFATLFSEFVYAKMLVGGNFETLQMYMFAQRSLSGRITSVIVILYFLLILAFTLIAFRMVRETERAS from the coding sequence ATGACACAGCAGGGTTTCAAAGGCGCAAGCCTGTTTCTGTGGCTGATGGCGCTCATCATGATATCGCCGCTGCTGGCGACGATGATGAATGCGGTGGCGACCGACTGGTCCGGAACCCTGCTGCCGGCCGGGCTGACGGCGGATAATTTCGTCACCATCCTCTCGGACCCGCGTTTCCATGCGGCATTGCTGCGCTCCACGCTGGTTGCCGCAGCCGCCCTGACGATCGCGACCGTCATCATCGTACCTGCCGTCGTCTCCGCCCATATCTACTGGCCTTCACTTGACCGCTGGTTCGCCCGGCTGGTGATCTTGCCCTATGCCGCACCCGGCATCATTCTGGTGGTCGGTTATCTCAGGATATTTTCCGCACCGCCGCTGCAGATCGGCGGCTCACCGATGGTACTGGTGCTGACCTATGTGCCGCTCTGCTTTTCGATGTTTTACATCGCCGTGAAGAACGGCCTGCGCAACCTCGACATCAACGAGCTTCTGGATGCCGGCCGGCTGATCGGCGCGAGCGACCTCGCCATTCTGCGGCGCGTCGTCCTGCCCAGCATCCTGCCGTCCATCGCGGTCGCCATCGTGCTGAATTTCGCGACGCTGTTCAGCGAATTCGTCTACGCCAAGATGCTGGTCGGCGGCAATTTCGAAACGCTGCAAATGTACATGTTCGCCCAGCGCAGCCTCAGCGGCCGCATCACCAGCGTCATCGTCATTCTCTATTTCCTGCTCATCCTTGCCTTTACCCTGATCGCCTTTCGGATGGTCCGGGAAACGGAGCGTGCATCATGA
- a CDS encoding Gfo/Idh/MocA family protein — protein MNDIIAPVRWGILGAARIADGAIIPGLVKSAVCEPLAIGARSVERARTMADRHGIQRAYGSYEEVLADPDVEAVYIALPNHLHVEWTRKAAKAGKHVLCEKPAAMTAAELDQLGDIDPALKISEAFMVRQQPRWIRLRQILQSEDYGRPLSFSSLLSFMMTNEADFRQKPEFGGGAYYDLGCYTAMAARYVFGSEPKRAFAAAAHNAGGIDMFTSVILDFGDGRHATFMVSMAQASSQSIQIVCERAFISLPQAYVPSRVSPNIIAIDTSADHANSDIHTLEFPPLDQYEEEVTNFSRAIRGEAVPYFDMRDARANAAVADAVFASAKSGAWVDVKGH, from the coding sequence ATGAACGACATCATCGCCCCCGTCCGGTGGGGCATACTCGGCGCCGCGCGCATCGCGGACGGTGCCATCATTCCCGGCCTCGTCAAAAGCGCCGTCTGCGAGCCCCTCGCCATCGGTGCGCGCAGCGTGGAACGGGCAAGAACCATGGCCGACCGGCACGGTATTCAGCGCGCCTATGGCAGCTATGAAGAGGTGCTTGCAGATCCTGATGTCGAGGCGGTCTATATCGCCCTGCCGAACCATCTGCATGTGGAGTGGACCCGCAAGGCGGCGAAGGCCGGCAAACATGTCCTGTGCGAAAAACCGGCAGCCATGACGGCGGCGGAACTCGATCAGCTCGGGGATATTGATCCGGCGCTGAAGATTTCCGAGGCCTTCATGGTTCGCCAGCAGCCGCGCTGGATCAGGCTGCGGCAAATCCTTCAGTCGGAAGACTATGGCAGGCCGCTTTCCTTCTCCTCGCTCCTGTCCTTCATGATGACCAATGAAGCGGATTTCCGCCAGAAGCCGGAATTCGGTGGTGGCGCCTATTACGATCTCGGCTGCTATACCGCCATGGCGGCGCGTTATGTTTTTGGTTCCGAACCGAAGCGCGCTTTCGCAGCCGCCGCCCATAATGCCGGCGGCATCGACATGTTCACCTCGGTCATCCTCGATTTCGGCGACGGCAGACACGCGACCTTCATGGTTTCGATGGCGCAGGCCTCCTCGCAATCGATCCAGATCGTCTGCGAAAGGGCCTTCATCTCGCTGCCGCAGGCCTATGTGCCCTCGCGCGTCAGCCCCAACATCATCGCCATCGACACCTCGGCCGACCACGCGAATTCGGACATCCATACGCTCGAATTTCCGCCGCTCGACCAATACGAGGAGGAGGTGACGAATTTCTCCCGGGCGATCCGCGGCGAGGCGGTGCCCTATTTCGACATGCGGGACGCGCGGGCCAATGCGGCCGTGGCCGACGCGGTTTTTGCCTCGGCAAAAAGCGGCGCATGGGTTGATGTGAAAGGACATTGA
- a CDS encoding sugar ABC transporter substrate-binding protein, which produces MKSLLSALLLSSALFTTANAANIGVAMSSFDDNFLTILRLAMQSSAEGKPDVQLQFEDAQTDIGRQLDQVNNFVAQGLDAIIVNPVDASATQPITAAAAAAGIPLIYVNRQPVEKLPESGVSFVGSDEYQAGTLQMTEVCRLLGGKGKVNIIMGDLAYEAARVRTKAAEDVLKKPECAGIAVADKQAGKWTRISGADLVTNWLSAGLDVNAIIANNDEMALGAIQALKGVKKPLGVGEGKIVVGGIDATQDAMKAMKADELAVTVFQDAAGQGKGALETALKMIAREPVEQNVWIPFELVTPANLATYDSRN; this is translated from the coding sequence ATGAAATCCCTACTGTCCGCACTGCTTTTGTCGTCCGCGCTTTTTACGACGGCGAATGCCGCCAATATCGGCGTTGCAATGTCGAGTTTCGATGACAACTTCCTGACGATCCTGCGGCTTGCGATGCAGAGCTCGGCCGAGGGCAAGCCGGATGTTCAGCTGCAATTCGAGGATGCCCAGACCGATATCGGCAGGCAGCTCGACCAGGTCAATAATTTCGTCGCCCAGGGACTGGATGCGATCATCGTCAACCCGGTGGATGCCTCGGCGACCCAGCCGATTACGGCCGCCGCCGCTGCCGCCGGCATTCCGCTGATCTATGTGAACCGTCAGCCGGTCGAAAAACTGCCGGAGAGCGGTGTCAGCTTCGTCGGCAGCGATGAATATCAGGCGGGCACCCTGCAGATGACTGAAGTGTGCCGTTTGCTCGGCGGCAAGGGCAAGGTCAATATCATCATGGGCGATCTTGCCTATGAGGCTGCCCGTGTCCGCACCAAGGCGGCCGAGGATGTGCTGAAGAAACCGGAATGCGCCGGTATCGCGGTTGCCGACAAGCAGGCCGGCAAATGGACCCGTATTTCGGGCGCCGACCTCGTTACCAACTGGCTGAGCGCCGGCCTCGATGTCAACGCGATCATCGCCAATAATGACGAGATGGCGCTTGGCGCGATACAGGCGCTGAAGGGTGTGAAAAAGCCGCTTGGCGTCGGCGAAGGCAAGATCGTGGTTGGCGGCATAGATGCAACGCAGGATGCGATGAAGGCCATGAAGGCGGATGAGCTCGCCGTCACCGTGTTTCAGGATGCGGCAGGGCAGGGCAAGGGTGCATTGGAAACCGCGCTCAAGATGATTGCCAGGGAGCCGGTCGAACAGAATGTCTGGATTCCGTTCGAACTGGTAACCCCCGCAAACCTGGCCACCTATGACAGCCGCAACTGA
- the iolG gene encoding inositol 2-dehydrogenase, translating to MTIKLALIGAGRIAKVHARAIAGSDDAELVAVTDALPAAAEALAQASGARAAEVDAIAADQSIDAVLICTPTDTHADLIEKFARAGKHVFCEKPVDLDLARAEEVVSIARAAGVTLMLGFNRRYDPNFAGVRAAIDAGRIGDVEMVTITSRDPGAPDLSYAARSGGIFRDMMIHDLDMARFLLGEEPVVVSAHASVLVKPELKDIGDFDSATVILETASGRQAVITNSRRATYGYDQRVEVHGSLGVARAENHHENTVVIGNADGYRSAPLQNFFMTRYTASYAGEIAEFIAALKEGRQPATTGEDGVVALKLANACVQSVETGKRVAV from the coding sequence ATGACGATCAAACTTGCCCTCATCGGCGCAGGACGTATCGCAAAGGTACATGCCCGGGCGATTGCCGGCAGTGATGATGCCGAACTTGTGGCCGTTACGGACGCCCTGCCGGCCGCAGCGGAAGCTCTGGCGCAGGCCTCGGGAGCGAGGGCGGCGGAGGTGGATGCCATTGCGGCGGATCAATCCATCGACGCGGTGCTGATCTGCACACCGACCGACACCCATGCCGACCTCATCGAAAAATTCGCGAGAGCCGGCAAGCATGTCTTCTGCGAAAAGCCTGTCGATCTCGATCTTGCCCGCGCCGAAGAGGTGGTCTCGATTGCCAGGGCGGCGGGCGTGACGCTGATGCTCGGTTTCAACCGCCGTTACGACCCGAATTTTGCCGGCGTGCGCGCCGCGATCGATGCCGGGCGCATTGGCGATGTCGAAATGGTGACGATCACTTCGCGCGATCCGGGGGCGCCGGACTTGTCCTATGCCGCGCGTTCGGGCGGCATTTTCCGCGACATGATGATCCATGATCTCGATATGGCGCGTTTCCTGCTCGGGGAAGAGCCGGTTGTGGTGTCTGCCCATGCTTCGGTTCTCGTCAAACCGGAGCTGAAGGACATCGGCGATTTCGACAGTGCCACCGTCATTCTCGAAACGGCGTCGGGGCGGCAGGCGGTCATCACCAATTCACGCCGCGCCACCTATGGTTATGACCAGCGGGTGGAAGTGCATGGTTCGCTCGGCGTCGCCCGTGCGGAAAACCACCATGAGAACACGGTCGTCATCGGCAATGCGGACGGTTATCGCAGCGCGCCCCTGCAGAACTTCTTCATGACGCGTTACACCGCGTCTTATGCCGGTGAGATCGCTGAGTTCATTGCTGCCCTCAAGGAAGGCAGGCAACCGGCCACCACCGGTGAAGATGGCGTCGTGGCCCTCAAACTTGCCAATGCCTGCGTGCAATCGGTGGAAACCGGAAAGCGCGTCGCGGTTTAA
- a CDS encoding ABC transporter permease subunit — MSVQNRKMRLLAAPFLGVIAILVLWPLASVITDSFFAGGALSLANYRTILTDAFYLQSFATTTIISLISTGTGLVLGFLVAVALRARSGGTRRIVMAFANIGANFAGVPLAMALIFLFGLNGMFTLLLKELGLIDDFNVYSFTGLIIAYCYFQVALATLLITPALAAVGQDIEEAAALIGVGKLRFWLRVGLPTVARQLVAIAILLFANAMGTFATTFALTGTSINVVTIRISELVSGDIFSDPNLANAIAICLLVVLLVPITASQILAGEKRR, encoded by the coding sequence ATGAGCGTGCAGAACCGCAAAATGCGGCTGCTGGCAGCGCCGTTTCTGGGCGTTATCGCCATTCTCGTCCTCTGGCCGCTGGCGAGCGTCATCACTGACAGCTTTTTCGCCGGCGGTGCGCTGTCGCTTGCCAATTACCGCACCATTCTCACGGATGCCTTTTATCTTCAGTCATTCGCGACCACGACGATCATTTCGCTCATCAGCACGGGAACGGGTCTCGTTCTCGGTTTTCTGGTGGCGGTGGCGCTGCGGGCAAGATCGGGCGGCACCCGCCGCATCGTCATGGCCTTCGCCAATATTGGCGCCAACTTCGCCGGCGTACCGCTCGCCATGGCGCTCATCTTCCTCTTCGGGCTGAACGGCATGTTCACGCTTTTGCTGAAGGAGCTGGGGCTGATCGACGATTTTAACGTCTATTCCTTTACCGGGCTCATCATCGCCTATTGTTACTTTCAGGTGGCGCTGGCCACGCTGCTGATCACGCCGGCGCTCGCCGCCGTCGGTCAGGATATCGAAGAGGCTGCGGCGCTGATCGGCGTCGGCAAGCTGCGGTTCTGGCTGAGGGTCGGCCTGCCCACCGTCGCACGGCAGTTGGTGGCAATCGCCATTCTGCTCTTCGCCAATGCCATGGGCACTTTCGCGACGACCTTCGCTCTGACCGGCACAAGCATCAATGTCGTCACCATCCGCATCAGCGAACTGGTATCCGGCGATATTTTCTCCGATCCCAATCTCGCCAATGCCATCGCCATATGCCTTCTGGTCGTGCTTCTCGTACCCATCACCGCAAGCCAGATATTGGCGGGAGAAAAGCGCCGATGA